A region of Allocoleopsis franciscana PCC 7113 DNA encodes the following proteins:
- a CDS encoding methyl-accepting chemotaxis protein, whose product MASGTDFAQEYGQAEKAYMQGNYQEAATICDRLVEDFPENPSVRLLLGHIYCYGLQQYDVARQQYEAVLTLTSEQDFIEYANNGLEYANQLMNGAGSGEETASSDDFDISYGDLGETDELGNSSNFENWSNLAAEDDVSSGFDLGSLDFDEVGSDTFTSRSESPFDNPFGGSGMDEQQPPESGHASDTPFAFSSDFGEDSDDLETFGTSTSGFELDDSVFGSPGLEDTPEEFFPDPGADETDMTFVIPGSEEFDDTQTEDDFSPGFTPSSQFDVDFPEEESGTYRDEEIGEPFNSGYPVFEDETLLMGSEDLDNTFAIDRDELGYLSDRRSNAAESLQEDNSLQDEPTFDSAYDQNGFNSSDHFDFDTFDEAFGNQTFVMDEGTEAEEETITGIESRPSAREGFLDEFDVFDDDLGSIPDFSLGVQDDMSAEGSDDADFDILSNSGAVLGATGGLGLNEAADIEAPRSGYRSSGGEDEMFSINNPAEQIPIFNQTKDADNEPIVHVEQGWLAFFENASLNRKQLWTAVLTGAVSAVAVAIVSNIAASTAPGPNQEAVISRLKSTGWAMSLVAGAASFGTTLLLGRVTEKQIKRSTTELQSQFEAVSQGNLNVTATVYSEDEFGQLATSFNQMSRVILTSMSEAQRKAEEQEQAKEDLQRQVIRLLDDVEGAARGDLTVQAEVTADVLGAVADSFNLTIQNLREIVQQVSQAAKQVNRGSADAETFARSLSSDALRQAEELAVTLNSVQIMTDSIQRVAESAREAEDVARTASETAVKGGEAVERTVAGILQIRETVAETTRKVKRLAESSQEISKIVALISQIASRTNLLALNASIEAARAGEAGRGFAIVADEVRQLADRAAKALKEIEQIVLQIQSETGSVMTAMEEGTQQVIDGTKRAEQAKRSLEDIVQVSNRIDALVRSIAADTVEQTETSRAVAQVMQSVELTAQETSQEAQRVSGALQNLVGVARDLLTSVERFRVESNGGK is encoded by the coding sequence ATGGCATCAGGTACGGATTTCGCACAGGAATATGGACAAGCCGAAAAGGCTTATATGCAGGGCAATTACCAAGAGGCCGCCACTATATGTGACCGATTGGTAGAGGATTTCCCGGAGAATCCCAGTGTACGTCTTCTGCTCGGTCATATTTACTGCTACGGACTACAGCAGTACGATGTGGCACGGCAACAATATGAGGCGGTGCTGACCCTGACTTCTGAACAGGATTTTATTGAATATGCTAATAACGGTTTGGAATATGCCAATCAGTTAATGAATGGGGCAGGTTCGGGAGAGGAAACAGCATCATCAGACGATTTCGATATTAGTTATGGCGATCTCGGTGAGACAGACGAGTTAGGTAACTCATCCAATTTTGAAAACTGGTCTAATTTGGCAGCCGAAGACGACGTATCTAGCGGTTTCGACCTGGGAAGCCTAGATTTTGATGAGGTGGGCAGTGACACGTTTACCTCCAGGTCGGAGTCACCCTTTGACAATCCGTTTGGAGGGTCAGGGATGGATGAGCAACAACCTCCAGAAAGCGGTCACGCCAGTGATACTCCATTTGCGTTTTCGTCTGATTTTGGGGAAGACAGTGACGACCTTGAAACTTTCGGAACCAGCACCAGTGGCTTTGAATTGGATGACAGTGTTTTTGGTAGCCCAGGTTTAGAGGATACACCCGAAGAGTTCTTCCCAGATCCGGGTGCCGATGAAACCGACATGACCTTTGTCATTCCTGGGAGTGAAGAATTTGACGATACACAGACAGAGGACGACTTTTCTCCTGGCTTCACTCCATCCTCTCAATTTGATGTGGACTTTCCTGAGGAGGAAAGCGGAACCTACAGGGACGAAGAAATCGGTGAGCCATTTAACTCAGGCTACCCGGTTTTTGAAGACGAAACGCTATTGATGGGTTCTGAGGATCTGGATAATACCTTCGCCATTGATCGAGACGAGTTGGGATACCTGAGTGATCGACGCTCGAATGCGGCGGAATCCTTACAAGAAGACAACTCTCTTCAGGATGAGCCTACGTTTGACTCCGCCTATGACCAGAATGGTTTCAACTCTTCTGACCACTTTGACTTTGACACCTTTGACGAAGCCTTTGGCAATCAAACTTTCGTGATGGACGAAGGCACTGAAGCTGAGGAAGAAACCATTACGGGAATTGAGTCCCGCCCAAGTGCCAGAGAGGGTTTCCTGGATGAGTTTGACGTATTTGACGACGATTTAGGGTCAATCCCTGATTTCTCTCTCGGCGTTCAAGACGACATGTCGGCGGAAGGGTCTGACGACGCGGATTTTGATATTTTAAGCAACAGTGGAGCCGTTCTAGGGGCTACTGGTGGACTGGGGTTAAATGAGGCGGCGGATATCGAGGCTCCTCGTTCGGGCTATCGTTCCTCTGGTGGCGAAGATGAGATGTTTAGCATCAATAACCCCGCTGAACAAATTCCCATCTTTAACCAAACAAAAGACGCCGACAACGAACCCATTGTTCATGTAGAGCAGGGTTGGCTGGCCTTTTTTGAAAATGCTTCACTCAACCGCAAGCAGTTGTGGACCGCTGTACTCACAGGGGCTGTCTCAGCCGTAGCGGTGGCCATTGTGAGTAACATTGCGGCGAGTACAGCTCCAGGCCCCAATCAAGAAGCGGTGATTTCACGACTCAAGAGTACAGGCTGGGCGATGAGCTTGGTCGCGGGGGCTGCCAGTTTTGGTACGACATTGCTTCTGGGCCGAGTGACGGAAAAGCAGATTAAACGGTCAACCACTGAGCTGCAATCTCAGTTTGAGGCTGTTTCTCAGGGAAATTTAAATGTGACCGCCACCGTTTACTCCGAGGACGAATTTGGTCAGCTAGCGACGAGTTTTAATCAGATGTCACGGGTGATCCTGACCAGTATGAGCGAAGCGCAGCGGAAGGCGGAAGAGCAAGAGCAGGCGAAAGAAGACCTTCAACGTCAGGTCATTCGCTTGCTAGATGACGTGGAAGGCGCGGCGCGAGGTGACCTAACGGTACAAGCGGAAGTAACGGCTGATGTTTTAGGTGCAGTCGCTGACTCCTTTAACTTGACCATTCAAAATCTGCGGGAAATTGTGCAACAGGTGTCGCAGGCGGCGAAGCAGGTTAACAGGGGTTCGGCGGATGCTGAAACCTTTGCCCGGAGTCTCTCCTCGGATGCCCTGCGGCAAGCGGAAGAACTGGCGGTTACGCTCAACTCTGTGCAGATCATGACCGACTCCATTCAGCGAGTAGCGGAGAGTGCGAGAGAAGCGGAAGACGTGGCCCGCACGGCCTCAGAAACCGCAGTGAAAGGGGGCGAAGCCGTGGAACGCACGGTGGCGGGGATTTTACAAATCCGTGAAACCGTAGCAGAAACTACGAGAAAAGTCAAGAGATTAGCCGAATCATCACAGGAAATTTCCAAGATTGTGGCGCTAATTTCTCAAATTGCCTCCCGCACCAATTTGCTGGCACTCAACGCCAGTATTGAGGCGGCAAGAGCCGGGGAAGCGGGTCGCGGGTTTGCGATTGTGGCGGATGAGGTACGACAGCTTGCGGATCGGGCCGCGAAGGCACTCAAAGAAATTGAGCAAATCGTGCTGCAAATCCAGAGCGAAACCGGCTCGGTCATGACCGCCATGGAGGAAGGAACCCAGCAGGTGATTGACGGTACCAAACGGGCTGAACAAGCGAAGCGATCGCTGGAAGACATCGTTCAAGTCTCCAATCGCATCGACGCCTTGGTACGTTCCATCGCCGCCGATACGGTAGAGCAGACAGAAACATCCCGTGCTGTTGCTCAAGTAATGCAATCGGTGGAGTTGACGGCTCAAGAAACCTCCCAAGAAGCCCAGCGGGTATCGGGTGCCCTGCAAAATCTGGTGGGTGTTGCGCGAGACCTCCTAACTTCTGTGGAGCGCTTCCGGGTAGAATCCAATGGTGGTAAATAA
- a CDS encoding response regulator transcription factor — MSTVLVVEDSLAQRQMISDLLKGSGLTVTVASDGVEALEQIQRSSPDVVVLDIVMPRMNGYEVCRRLKADPKTQNVPVVMCSSKGEEFDRYWGMKQGADAYIAKPFQPTELIGTVKQLLRG, encoded by the coding sequence ATGAGTACAGTTCTGGTTGTAGAAGACAGCCTTGCCCAACGACAGATGATCTCAGACCTCCTCAAAGGAAGTGGGTTGACGGTCACTGTAGCCAGCGATGGTGTAGAAGCATTGGAACAAATTCAGCGCTCTAGCCCTGACGTGGTGGTATTGGATATTGTTATGCCTCGCATGAACGGTTACGAAGTGTGCCGCCGTCTGAAAGCCGACCCGAAAACTCAGAATGTTCCCGTCGTCATGTGTTCTTCAAAAGGCGAAGAATTTGACCGCTATTGGGGCATGAAACAGGGTGCAGACGCTTACATTGCCAAGCCGTTCCAACCCACCGAGTTGATTGGAACGGTTAAACAGCTGCTTAGAGGATAA
- a CDS encoding KGK domain-containing protein — translation MDKRFEPLATGEVLSVDESVQILIGHRTFRVGELSEAIKTQLEYGIQGWTQDKDGWFSEEGIPCEVLRFTANGWQKGKVRINLEFCPLDSQEENKQAIASFDDDSAVKESPASVSDALAGDESPIGLGDEFDLEASSASAAELDLQDSFMTEPEELALETPVASEEELEQEEPTAIYVEIEQEVSTTVSYGEFDMADQIQSSLDDEFDMTDQMSLSLDDEFGIADPMSPSLDDEFDMTDQISPSLGDEFDMTDQMSPSLDDEFGMADPMSPSLDDEFGIADPMSPSLDDEFGMADPMQSNLDDEFDQISESIEQELELVESPQANSDEFLDFGEMSTDSDDDLDFGEMSLDSDDDLDFGEASTSGGGEFQFEEISLINSEDDEGTDSLLDDVWQDINQPSWQNNQ, via the coding sequence GTGGATAAGCGGTTTGAGCCACTGGCTACGGGTGAAGTTTTGTCGGTCGATGAATCTGTTCAAATTCTGATCGGACATCGTACCTTCCGAGTGGGTGAATTGTCCGAAGCGATTAAGACGCAGCTAGAATACGGAATCCAGGGATGGACTCAGGATAAGGATGGCTGGTTTAGTGAAGAGGGTATTCCCTGCGAAGTCTTGCGTTTTACGGCGAATGGCTGGCAAAAAGGTAAGGTAAGAATCAACCTGGAATTTTGCCCTCTTGACTCACAGGAGGAGAATAAACAGGCAATCGCTAGCTTTGATGATGATTCTGCTGTAAAAGAGTCGCCTGCTAGCGTGTCGGATGCGCTAGCAGGCGACGAATCACCCATCGGCTTGGGGGATGAGTTCGATCTAGAAGCTTCATCCGCTAGCGCAGCAGAGCTGGATCTGCAAGACTCTTTCATGACAGAGCCGGAGGAATTGGCTCTAGAAACACCAGTAGCTAGTGAGGAAGAACTGGAGCAAGAAGAGCCGACTGCCATCTATGTCGAGATAGAACAAGAAGTCTCAACAACCGTCTCCTATGGCGAATTCGATATGGCTGACCAGATACAGTCAAGCCTAGATGATGAATTCGACATGACGGATCAAATGTCTCTCAGTCTGGACGATGAATTCGGTATCGCTGACCCAATGTCTCCCAGCCTGGACGATGAATTCGACATGACGGATCAGATATCTCCCAGCCTGGGCGATGAATTCGACATGACGGATCAGATGTCTCCAAGTCTGGATGATGAATTCGGTATGGCTGATCCGATGTCTCCAAGTCTGGATGATGAATTCGGTATAGCTGATCCGATGTCTCCCAGCCTGGATGATGAATTCGGTATGGCTGATCCGATGCAATCAAACCTAGACGACGAATTTGATCAAATTTCCGAAAGTATTGAACAAGAATTAGAACTTGTAGAATCACCGCAAGCGAATTCTGATGAGTTCCTAGATTTCGGCGAAATGTCTACAGACAGCGATGATGATTTAGATTTCGGCGAAATGTCTCTAGACAGCGATGATGATTTAGATTTCGGCGAAGCCTCTACAAGTGGCGGAGGCGAGTTCCAATTTGAAGAGATTTCCTTGATCAACAGTGAAGATGACGAGGGCACTGACTCGCTACTCGATGATGTTTGGCAAGACATAAACCAGCCGAGTTGGCAAAACAATCAGTAA
- the hmpF gene encoding pilus motility taxis protein HmpF codes for MLYLAEVQKQKGGGLLGGGGKTALKLLACQRTDQSWSAVPGDEVIPAEEAKNLNEGALVLINLGGNRQIQGEIELAGSRLARDLQNFSRLLEKAKSQEEEIEQWKQSLTYQSQELNRREMEMEARIEQMQSMEEDFERVEQQRQEVETAKEEAARLAEEFERSRQELEGAWEHLRGEQRRLEEQIAQHAPGLDPSQAHLIQELLEQLSQAVVPTDTVREQLNLSFEVLNAQQAELEEEWQQLEQRQTEASARQAEVDRQGEECQQRKQELQQAQKSLEEAKAELKVQQNALEIKQESVHMLSLQLRTQGELHQQVARLAATSADVKISQRVDLEALEQMPLGELQGTVQGLEQDLEKLVRFVNDQEEELTFQREAVEELHEKIKSASEYDRISMETELAEEQDRYQMLDETLVGQRRNLREREEILNQHQRVLRRRQGISDSNASDNQKIDLGPILTQLEAQRQQQEEDLQKLESQIEQMRRSINQAEEMIRHQAGEQEVKLSELQSLEQNWHSASAAVAQIRGQVESYQALLQPKQEALSQIRQKLEAIAEALNQIQETGDYQLQRIAQLQQTISSLIQSPEFATS; via the coding sequence GTGCTGTATCTAGCAGAAGTACAAAAGCAGAAAGGTGGCGGGCTACTGGGCGGCGGCGGGAAGACCGCACTCAAACTGCTGGCTTGTCAGCGAACTGACCAGAGTTGGAGTGCTGTGCCTGGTGACGAAGTCATTCCTGCCGAAGAAGCCAAAAACCTGAATGAAGGAGCCTTGGTACTTATTAACTTGGGTGGGAATCGACAAATCCAAGGAGAAATTGAGTTAGCTGGCTCACGCCTAGCGAGAGATTTGCAAAACTTCTCTCGCCTGCTGGAAAAGGCGAAAAGCCAAGAAGAAGAAATTGAACAGTGGAAGCAGTCTTTGACTTATCAAAGTCAAGAGCTCAATCGCCGCGAAATGGAGATGGAAGCGCGGATTGAGCAGATGCAATCCATGGAGGAAGACTTTGAGCGCGTCGAGCAGCAACGTCAAGAGGTTGAAACCGCCAAGGAAGAAGCGGCGAGACTTGCAGAGGAGTTTGAGCGCAGCCGTCAGGAGTTGGAAGGAGCGTGGGAACACCTACGGGGTGAACAACGACGCTTGGAGGAGCAAATTGCTCAACATGCACCAGGTTTAGATCCGAGCCAAGCCCATCTGATCCAAGAATTGCTAGAGCAGCTATCACAAGCCGTTGTGCCTACAGATACGGTGCGGGAACAGCTCAATCTCTCGTTTGAAGTCCTCAACGCTCAGCAGGCGGAACTAGAGGAGGAGTGGCAGCAGTTGGAGCAACGACAAACGGAAGCGTCTGCTCGCCAAGCCGAGGTTGACCGCCAAGGTGAGGAATGCCAGCAACGCAAACAGGAGTTGCAGCAAGCGCAGAAGTCGTTGGAGGAGGCCAAAGCCGAGTTAAAGGTACAGCAGAATGCTCTAGAGATTAAACAGGAGTCAGTCCATATGCTGAGCCTCCAGTTACGAACCCAAGGGGAGTTACACCAACAAGTGGCTCGTTTGGCGGCAACATCCGCAGATGTCAAGATTAGTCAGCGGGTTGACCTGGAAGCGCTGGAACAGATGCCCCTGGGGGAACTACAGGGAACTGTGCAGGGTTTGGAGCAAGACTTGGAAAAGCTGGTGCGCTTTGTCAATGACCAGGAAGAAGAGCTGACATTTCAACGCGAAGCGGTGGAAGAATTACACGAAAAGATTAAGTCAGCCAGTGAGTATGACCGCATCAGTATGGAAACGGAACTCGCCGAAGAGCAAGATCGTTACCAGATGCTAGATGAAACCCTAGTGGGTCAACGCCGAAATTTGCGAGAACGTGAAGAAATTCTCAATCAGCATCAGCGGGTATTGCGGCGTCGGCAAGGCATTTCCGATAGCAATGCCTCAGACAACCAGAAAATTGACCTGGGTCCAATTTTGACCCAGCTTGAAGCACAACGGCAACAACAGGAAGAAGACCTGCAAAAGTTAGAAAGTCAGATTGAGCAGATGCGCCGGAGCATCAATCAAGCGGAGGAGATGATTCGTCATCAGGCTGGTGAACAGGAGGTAAAACTCTCGGAACTGCAAAGTTTGGAGCAAAATTGGCACTCAGCGAGCGCTGCAGTCGCTCAAATTCGGGGTCAGGTGGAGAGTTATCAAGCCCTACTACAGCCAAAGCAAGAGGCCCTAAGTCAAATCCGGCAGAAATTAGAGGCGATCGCAGAGGCTCTGAATCAAATTCAGGAAACCGGTGACTATCAGCTACAGAGAATCGCACAGTTGCAGCAGACGATCAGTAGCTTAATTCAGTCACCCGAATTTGCCACCTCTTGA
- the ccsB gene encoding c-type cytochrome biogenesis protein CcsB: MDLVELQNKLDNTSFLVLFVTMLMYWIGAAFPTIPYLSVLSTTGMAIANLCIATLLGARWLEAGYFPLSNLYESLFFLTWGITTIHLIAENMSRSRLVGVVTAPVAMGITAFAALTLPSEMQHSEPLVPALKSNWLMMHVSVMMLSYAALMVGSLLAIAFLVVTRGENVELRGSSVGTGGYRTKNEQAARPSYRLQRNGENPQPQTPVIANHSPTLDSWQADKGAVNTAVLDVATPSASSVAEISTVATLSPVRLSLADTLDNISYRVIGLGFPLLTIGIIAGAVWANEAWGSYWSWDPKETWALITWLVFAAYLHARITRGWQGRRPAILAATGFIVVWICYLGVNLLGKGLHSYGWFF, encoded by the coding sequence ATGGATCTGGTTGAACTCCAGAACAAATTAGATAATACGTCCTTCCTCGTCCTGTTCGTGACGATGTTGATGTATTGGATCGGCGCAGCGTTTCCGACAATTCCCTATCTATCCGTGTTATCAACAACCGGGATGGCGATCGCTAACCTCTGCATCGCCACTTTACTCGGTGCCAGATGGCTAGAGGCTGGTTACTTTCCTTTGAGCAATCTCTATGAATCTCTGTTTTTCCTGACTTGGGGAATTACCACGATTCATCTGATTGCCGAAAACATGAGTCGCAGCCGATTGGTAGGCGTTGTTACAGCACCGGTGGCGATGGGTATCACGGCATTTGCCGCCCTAACACTGCCCTCAGAAATGCAGCACTCAGAGCCACTGGTTCCGGCTCTAAAATCCAATTGGTTGATGATGCATGTCAGCGTGATGATGCTGAGTTATGCCGCACTGATGGTGGGTTCACTGTTGGCGATCGCCTTTTTGGTTGTGACTCGTGGTGAAAACGTCGAGCTTCGAGGCAGTTCTGTGGGTACGGGTGGCTATCGCACCAAGAATGAGCAAGCGGCTCGTCCCTCTTACCGACTGCAACGTAATGGTGAAAACCCACAGCCCCAAACCCCAGTCATCGCCAATCATTCTCCAACCTTAGACAGTTGGCAAGCCGACAAGGGTGCCGTGAATACAGCGGTTCTCGATGTAGCGACCCCATCAGCCTCATCGGTTGCAGAAATATCGACGGTTGCCACTCTCTCCCCTGTACGCCTCAGCCTTGCCGATACTCTCGACAATATCAGCTATCGCGTCATTGGATTGGGCTTTCCCTTACTCACCATCGGGATTATTGCTGGGGCGGTATGGGCAAATGAGGCTTGGGGTTCTTATTGGAGTTGGGACCCTAAGGAAACCTGGGCATTAATTACCTGGTTAGTGTTTGCGGCCTATCTTCATGCTCGGATTACCCGTGGATGGCAAGGACGGCGACCGGCCATTTTAGCGGCAACAGGATTTATAGTAGTCTGGATTTGCTATCTTGGTGTGAATCTGCTGGGTAAAGGATTACATTCCTATGGCTGGTTTTTCTAG
- a CDS encoding response regulator, with translation MQGTLNEIDIRSILQLIELGQRTGELLVEAYSFPINNTGGDLSSKPFAFGRPYQETKPKRRSGPFWFVFFLNGKIAYASDSERSLSRLRDYLRRYKANTALDHLELPSIDSINAPEYGYLWALLEKHILTPAQGRSIIQSMIRETLFDLLSLHNGYFVFEVSPALAPQLTTLEIAPLVTKIMKQVQEWKQFHPHIQSPNQCPVITDMVQLRAALPETAFKTLRQWADGKTSLRQLSRYLNRDILTVAKAIYPYVRKGWVQLVSATAHEASTPRWDGEAKGIPQVPRIVCIDDDMAIGKTVEYILQAKGYEVTAIRDPVQALTLVFQSKPDLILCDLAMPELDGYEICGMLRQSTAFRQTPIIMLTGKDGFIDRVRARMVGSTDYLTKPFGASELLMLLEKYIGWVDIKKSQDENSSPVGLNQEIEQTDITKPASA, from the coding sequence ATGCAGGGAACGTTGAATGAAATTGATATCCGCAGCATCCTGCAACTGATCGAACTCGGTCAGCGCACAGGTGAACTGTTGGTTGAAGCGTACAGCTTCCCCATTAATAACACGGGTGGCGATCTCAGTAGCAAACCCTTCGCCTTTGGACGTCCTTACCAGGAAACCAAGCCCAAACGAAGGTCAGGGCCGTTTTGGTTCGTCTTCTTCCTCAACGGTAAGATTGCCTATGCTTCTGATAGCGAGAGGAGTTTATCGCGTCTGCGCGACTATTTGCGTCGATATAAAGCCAACACAGCGCTAGATCATCTAGAACTTCCGTCCATCGACTCAATCAACGCACCCGAATATGGCTATCTGTGGGCCTTACTGGAAAAGCATATCCTGACACCAGCGCAAGGGCGGAGCATTATCCAAAGCATGATCCGCGAAACCCTATTTGACCTGTTGAGCCTGCACAATGGCTATTTTGTGTTTGAAGTGAGTCCGGCGTTAGCGCCCCAACTCACTACCCTGGAGATTGCCCCTCTAGTCACCAAGATTATGAAGCAGGTGCAGGAGTGGAAGCAATTTCATCCCCATATTCAGTCTCCAAATCAGTGTCCGGTGATTACAGACATGGTGCAGTTACGTGCCGCACTGCCAGAAACCGCATTTAAAACACTGAGACAGTGGGCTGATGGCAAAACATCCCTGCGCCAACTTTCCCGTTATCTCAATCGAGACATTCTCACCGTTGCCAAGGCGATTTATCCTTATGTACGAAAGGGTTGGGTGCAACTGGTGAGTGCCACCGCTCACGAGGCAAGCACTCCTCGCTGGGACGGGGAAGCTAAAGGCATCCCCCAAGTTCCTCGAATTGTGTGTATTGATGATGACATGGCGATTGGCAAGACCGTTGAGTATATCCTACAAGCCAAGGGGTATGAAGTCACAGCAATTCGAGACCCTGTACAAGCTTTGACCCTTGTGTTTCAAAGTAAACCGGATCTGATCCTGTGTGATTTGGCAATGCCAGAACTGGATGGATACGAAATTTGCGGAATGCTGCGACAATCCACAGCTTTTCGGCAAACCCCCATCATTATGCTGACGGGTAAAGACGGGTTTATTGACCGCGTTAGAGCGCGAATGGTAGGGTCAACAGATTACTTGACTAAGCCGTTTGGCGCAAGTGAACTGTTGATGCTATTGGAGAAATATATTGGTTGGGTTGATATAAAAAAAAGTCAAGATGAAAATTCAAGTCCCGTTGGATTAAACCAGGAGATAGAACAGACAGATATTACCAAGCCAGCATCGGCGTGA
- a CDS encoding chemotaxis protein CheW produces MVGNPDFLTGSGQDQAPEFQELESPEGELHLRFFVPSGNEFALPATGIKEVISQSPDRITAIPNASPLLLGTINIRGRVIWVSDLGQFLGDAMVLNTDRPEIPVIAVEDQDTMLGLAIDRIGEMDWLDLEQLQMPTNVPDSMAPFLRGEWVSDKESNQYLRLLDQVAILRSARWAA; encoded by the coding sequence ATGGTTGGTAATCCAGACTTTTTAACGGGCAGTGGTCAAGATCAAGCCCCAGAATTTCAGGAACTCGAAAGCCCCGAAGGTGAATTACACCTAAGGTTTTTCGTACCTTCAGGTAATGAATTTGCCCTACCGGCTACTGGCATCAAAGAAGTGATTTCTCAGTCGCCTGATCGGATTACAGCTATTCCTAATGCTTCCCCCTTACTATTGGGCACAATCAACATTCGGGGGCGAGTGATTTGGGTGTCCGATCTCGGTCAATTTCTGGGGGATGCGATGGTTTTAAATACAGACCGACCCGAAATTCCCGTCATTGCGGTTGAAGACCAGGACACCATGCTAGGGTTGGCAATTGACCGGATTGGAGAAATGGACTGGCTGGATCTCGAACAGTTACAGATGCCGACGAATGTTCCAGATAGTATGGCACCTTTCTTACGAGGTGAGTGGGTGTCAGATAAAGAATCGAATCAATATTTGCGACTTTTAGATCAGGTGGCAATTCTACGATCAGCACGGTGGGCAGCATGA
- the tilS gene encoding tRNA lysidine(34) synthetase TilS, whose amino-acid sequence MSNRPNWTRLHARVHQTLRQRHLLAQQRRILIAVSGGQDSLCLAKLLLDLQPKWGWQIAIAHCDHRWPKDEGLVTHVQQLAHNWSLPFYLKTAAELGTSEAAARRWRYQVLCEIAQAEGYQDVVTGHTKSDRAETVLYNLIRGAGADGLQALTWQRPLVQGLQLVRPLLEVTRAETFQFCQEHQLPLWEDAYNQDLKYARNRIRQELIPYLKSHFNPQVETALSQTAELLRADVAYLEDAAQKLRQQAMAPVNGEEQEALFEPCQKATPRINRLVLQPASLALQRRVIRQFLVMVQQGAPSFEQIEEMTALITAPNRSQTSSFPAGMTAVVEGDWIVLRDNNRVDGREG is encoded by the coding sequence ATGTCTAACCGTCCGAATTGGACGCGACTTCATGCCAGAGTCCACCAAACGCTGCGGCAAAGACACTTATTGGCGCAGCAGCGGCGGATATTGATTGCGGTATCCGGTGGACAAGATTCTCTGTGCTTAGCTAAATTGCTTTTGGATTTACAACCCAAGTGGGGATGGCAGATTGCGATCGCTCACTGCGATCACCGTTGGCCTAAGGATGAAGGGCTGGTGACTCATGTTCAACAACTGGCTCACAACTGGTCACTTCCTTTTTATCTCAAAACCGCTGCTGAGCTTGGTACCAGCGAGGCTGCGGCACGACGATGGCGATATCAAGTCTTGTGCGAAATAGCTCAAGCAGAGGGCTATCAGGACGTTGTTACAGGACACACCAAGAGCGATCGAGCGGAAACCGTCCTCTATAACCTGATTCGAGGTGCGGGTGCCGATGGTTTACAAGCTCTTACCTGGCAACGTCCCTTGGTGCAAGGACTACAGCTTGTGCGTCCCCTGCTGGAAGTCACCCGTGCCGAGACGTTTCAATTCTGCCAAGAACACCAACTACCCCTTTGGGAAGATGCCTACAACCAAGACCTCAAATACGCACGTAATCGCATCCGACAGGAGCTAATACCCTATTTAAAAAGCCATTTCAATCCCCAGGTGGAGACGGCTTTATCCCAAACCGCTGAACTGCTTCGGGCAGATGTAGCATATCTCGAAGACGCGGCTCAAAAACTACGACAGCAGGCGATGGCACCTGTCAATGGTGAGGAACAAGAGGCTCTGTTTGAGCCTTGCCAAAAGGCGACGCCACGAATCAATCGCCTTGTCTTACAGCCAGCTTCTCTGGCTCTACAACGCCGCGTGATCAGGCAATTTCTGGTCATGGTTCAACAGGGCGCTCCCAGCTTTGAGCAAATTGAAGAAATGACAGCCTTAATTACGGCTCCTAACCGTTCTCAAACTTCGTCTTTTCCCGCAGGAATGACTGCTGTGGTCGAAGGCGACTGGATTGTGCTTCGCGACAATAACCGAGTTGACGGGCGTGAAGGTTGA